The following coding sequences lie in one Fusarium poae strain DAOMC 252244 chromosome 1, whole genome shotgun sequence genomic window:
- a CDS encoding hypothetical protein (BUSCO:47274at5125) translates to MVLTHTTNHTYSHPFPTVTLAYFLRYSSPQLNPFAVHVLSTDTIENYVDPKTSRLHTTRIHLKKSRMPGAVYKLLPASVTGGGSGDKASYILETSVVDIKEGWMRTESRNLNFTGVLSVIEKQEFNVPNEGTVQNPNETAVTTMIHVRSRIGDKIRGKLGQAQEDGWFKNGIIGSWGTKGIQRSIESIASTKTQDQMGKSRDGMKMVLERLRNNGVMGVLETIRRERQRQLA, encoded by the coding sequence ATGGTTCTCACTCACACAACAAACCACACCTACTCCCACCCGTTTCCTACCGTCACTCTCGCCTACTTTTTACGATACTCGTCTCCTCAACTTAATCCCTTCGCCGTCCATGTTCTCAGCACCGACACCATCGAGAACTATGTCGATCCAAAGACTAGCCGACTTCACACCACTCGCATCCACTTGAAAAAGAGTCGAATGCCCGGTGCTGTATACAAGCTACTCCCTGCCAGTGTCACTGGTGGCGGCTCTGGCGATAAGGCCTCATACATTCTGGAAACGAGTGTCGTCGATATCAAGGAGGGCTGGATGAGGACGGAGAGCCGAAACCTCAACTTTACAGGTGTTCTGTCTGTTATTGAGAAACAGGAGTTTAATGTTCCTAACGAAGGCACTGTCCAGAATCCCAACGAGACTGCTGTAACGACTATGATTCATGTCAGATCGAGAATCGGAGACAAGATTCGGGGCAAGTTGGGTCAAGCTCAAGAGGATGGTTGGTTCAAGAATGGCATCATCGGTAGCTGGGGTACGAAGGGTATCCAGCGCAGTATCGAGAGCATCGCCTCTACCAAAACCCAGGATCAGATGGGCAAAAGCCGCGATGGCATGAAAATGGTTCTCGAGCGCCTACGCAACAACGGTGTGATGGGTGTCCTCGAGACGATAAGGAGAGAACGTCAGCGTCAACTTGCTTGA